The DNA sequence GATGATAAATAGGCACGACAGGATGCCTAGTTTAACCTTTATATTTGGTTCAGTGTTGATGTGATAATGAGGCCAAGGAGTTTAACTAAGTTGCATTTATATCAATGTTCTAATATAATCATCGGTAACCATCACACAGCCAGTCCACATCCACTATTGTACCCACCTAAACTTAAAATAGAGCTCCCTAGTGGAATCTTCTCGTGTCTACATTTATGCATTGCGGTTCAGAATGACAAAACATTATTTACAAGACTATGACAAAAGGGatgttgatcaatattcaaacagcctttggtgtttacatttcacaagtTTTGAGGTGTAACCGAGCATGCTCTATCTACAAGAATTTCAAAAGGGCGTCATACGACTCTCGGTCAGAAGTGGTTGGATCATGTTGGCAAACTTCAAGGCTTCAGTGATGCTTTCAGAATGGGTTTATGGTAGGCCAGTGGAGGAAACTACAAACTTTGATGCCAACCTCCATTTTGACATTTACGAGCTTTTACGTTCGCGATTTTTCATCAGGTGAACACTTGATCAGCCTTCCAGGGACGGTACGGCTTTTAAACAAAGGAGGGGTGCACACTAATGAGAAAAAAGGGAGGTGAATAGGGTGGTGGCCAATGATcacttaacaaaatgtcaggacAAAAGAGGGAAGTGCGCACTCATGTGCCCCCCACTGGATCCGTCTATGGCCTTTTCATATTATGTTTATGACTAGTACCGCCAAGAGGACAGGTTCCACTTCAACACCTGGCATCATCACCGCTCATACACATTTATCTTCTGTCATCGCAAACATAATTGTCAGCTCTAGATgccattatttacaggccacatTCTCTCAGTTGAAATATTGACGAGCGTGCGGtgtcacaacaaacacacaaacaaacaaacaaacacatactcatAATATACTGTGCATTCAGCGGAGACTTTATATGGATGTGGAAAGGCAGTTGATGCGTTTATACGTAAGAGAAAGTTCCACTCTGACTGTTACAGTAACTACTAGGAGATGTGATAAACGTGGTGTTGGTAGCCaagtaaacaaaattgttgtgtATGTCGGAACAATCAAGTGTGAAGATTTAATACCACCAAATAATAGTCGGAAACACAAAAACGGCGCACTATGCACGCTTCGAATGCTGTCCAAATTAAGACGTGATCGTAGTGATACCATGTCTCTTGACATGTAGTCTTTCTCCTTCAGTGTCATGTAAGATTATGATCTCTGAAGGAAAGAAATGTGTCATATATTGGCCTTAGTTtttaccatcaaaaatattccTTTGTTTAACTGATGTAAGGTTATCATATCTACCAGTCCATTACAAGACCTTCacaactcgtgaagatccggaattgatcttcatgatCAGTAACacacgggatcggatggtcagccTCGCcggcttggttgacatatgttatcgtataccaattgcgtagatcgatgctcgtgctttTATCACGGGGTTGCctagtccagactcgcttaTATACCAACCACGatcatatagctggcatattgctgagtgtggcgttaagcaACCCACCAACCACTTCAAACCCGGATACAGTATTTCGCACCAACATTTCAGTAATGAGCTTCCACTGACAATCCCCACGATGTATATCAAAATACTGATGTTAAACTAAAACGGCgttaaattaaactcactgaTACAATCAATACAAGATCTTCACATTTCCACCTGTGATGACTAGCCTCCACGAtcgttggtgtgtgtttttcaTTCCATATTCATTTGGCAATAAAATTGCAATAAAAACTTCATGTGTAGTATAACTCACCTTCAAATGGTCGTTGATGTTGTTGGGATCTCGGTTGTGCAGATCAATCTCACCCATTTTGGCAGCTGAAATCTTACAGATCGATACTCCGGAACCTCTTATCCTGAAGCTGTCAACCCGGCTTCACACATCAGATGCCGCAATGCTTTATGACATGATGGATATGTTTACGTTTACGGAGTTATTTAATCGTACGCTTCCCTAGATACAGGACTttactgattgattgattgttgatACCTCTTTTCTATTCGTCAGGTGCTATCACGTGACATATTTGCCTCGGGACATTAGTTATTATTTGAAaacgtacatgtatatgtatgtaatgCGTTAGGGAGGAGCTAGTGATGACAACCTTGTAGTCGATGTCAACTGACTTCACGTATTGTCTTTGCCGTGATGATTCACTTCACTTACCTCAGCCTGTCACAATAATGATAATTGTTTTCTGTTCATCGTCCACTGAGTTTTGCTGTCAAGCAATAAAATAAAACCAACTATGTATGCATGACTTAACTACGCTGGTGGATTGGATGACACGGGTGCCATGCACAGTAGAGGGCATGCTATTTGCTGACATGACCCAGGACCCTTCCACCtgtttatatttgataataaaccAGCTATTTGTACATTCAACAATCAAGCACAGAAATTGTGACATAGAGTGACAGAGCCATCAATGgttgtttgtattacaggatTTTAATAATTCAGTGACAGAAGAGCGCTTGAAGAATAAATTTCGTTATGGATAGGTGATAAATTTGACTATTACCGTCTCCCCTGTCAACAAGGGTATACATCACCCTTAGTGTAGGTTGAAAAAGCTTGATGCACAGTGGGCAGATGGAATGGTTATCGATCTTATGGTGGGTATATACTGGAAATTAGTCTTACTTGAATTAGATTTTAGTTGTCGCTTGACAAAGATCTGACGACATCCGAGTACAGGTCACGCCAGAACGACTTTtcattcagccaatcagaccGTCAGGAAAGCGGAGTGCGGTGGGTCTGAGCAGATCAGCACTTAGCACTCCGAACATTTATTAGTTTAAACGAGTGATTCCGAATGTTAACTATCGTTTCAATAGGGTAAATAAACGGAAGAGACATTTCGCATTTTTCGGGATGTACTGCCATGCAACATTTCCTCCATTAAATATTACAGACTTCTCCATTCTCAATTATAAATCTGAAATCATTTAAAAAGAATAGATTCTACAGTGATATTTCACTGCAGATAACTCCAGTGACTGGATGATAGACTTATTTTATTACGTCTCAGACTAACCGTTTAATACTGTTACGGTGagagtgcgtgcgtgtgtttttgCTTGTATGTATGAGTGTGTACATTTGGATGTACATTTTGAGGATATGGGGTGACTGGGGTAAGCCTACTGGCATCATTCACGATAGAcgcttttctttttttctttctcAAACCAACTATTTCAGAAATAGTTTCTGTTAACCCAAGCAGTCTGTGAGGAGCCAGGAGGTTAACGGTACCAGTCGTATGACTAATCCGACTTTAACATGTCTGCTTTTTTTGTCCAAAATATGGGTTGATGATACTTGATGCATATACTTCCATTTATAATAAATATCTTTGCTCCTGCATTAAAAGTATATTCTATTCTGCACACCTGTGTGAACATGAGACGTTCTTAAAAAACTGCATATCCTCCGGTAAAAATCAGTCATATGCCGCCTTGTATAAAGGCGATGCTATGTAAAGAATATTGTAATATAGAGCCAAATGTGATGTCTCTATGTAGATGTTTCTCTTAAGCTGCAAGACAATTTAGGTTCAATTCATCCATTTGAGGAAGCAGAGAGTGTTGGTTAAAAGACGAtaaaaaacatacaaatgtaTCCAATACGGTTTGCTCCTGCATAAAACCGTAAACATAAAACCGTAAACATAAAACCGTAAACGCTCTTTGCTACTTCTACAGAGGAAACGCAAGGCCAAAAGGTGACAGAAGTACTAATATAAACTGGTTCAAACACCCACCTAGATTACACTTTGGATACAAGACAGGCGTATGTGAGGAATGAGTAAGACACATTCTACGTACAAAAAGACATATTTGGGGAGCGAGTACGGCACATTCTGTATACAAGACAGGCGTATCTAGCATCTATACTTCAAGACTTCTTCtaccccggattttcacggatCGTTTTAAATCCGGCCAAATGCATTCTTCATAAACGGCTTATAGTTTGATATGTCAAAGGCTGAACAAACTAGATGGATTATCGAAATTGTGCGCATGATTCACAGATTCTACCCACGTCTGGAATCGaaaccaggtcttcggcgtgttggtgaaaacgctttaaccactacgctaacCCACCGTGCCTGATATGTATGAAGGCGCGACTAGTAACGATGTCATAACGCTTCTGTGTTTGGAAAACAAATATCCAGTATCCGAAAAGTGCATATGTGCAGTATTTATTCCTTCTGTAGCATATTCACCTTCCCAAATCAAGCAAGCGTGATAATCACCCTGACAAATACGCTGCCTggtatatgtgagtgagtgacggaGAGACTAGCAAAGTGACTGTGAGCTAGTGAGTTCGTGAGTTGTAATTCTTAGAATGGTTTGCATCTGTAGTTTCTTTGAGAAGATCTCATGCAGACACCGAATGATCTAGGCTCCATATGCTAATAATCATTATCAACACGAATAGGGGAATCGAATGTTTTGGCAACAACAAGCACAACTGTAATGTTGATAAATCTGTGGTCAGAACCGTGGGAATCTCGATTGAAACTCGCGGTCCATGGGTTTTGACATGTAGACAGACGATTGCAGCGTTTCGGATCCCTGGAATGCTCATACACCCAAAACTGATCGAAAAGGATGCACGTTGATTCCATTCACAACCTGGCCTGTCTTTTGTggttatatttgtttgttactgtGGCGTAAACCAAAGAATTGCCACCACTCCTGGTATCAGCGTGTCGCAATCAGCACAAGAATTTTCAATCCCTGACCTGTATAAAGCATGGCGGTTGTTTACAAGGTGTAAAAGTTATAGCAAGTTAAACAAACTGCCATTTAACAGACATCTTTATTGTGATAGAAGTTCAGAGAATAATAATGCCTACAATTCACGAAATCGTTACGAAAGGGTGTAGAAATTAACTTCCTTGTACACAAGGATCCGAAGGAACAAGGGTGACCTCGGCAGACGGAAGTCGTTAAGAGTCCTAGATCCGGGACGAAAGTACGGAACATGCAGTCAGACTAGAGAGGTTAACTGACCTCATCCAGTACCACCATACGTCGTGAAATACTTCATAGGTCGCGTCATTACCATGTAAAATGTCAGTCGTTGGTGTAAAACATAGGACGTTCAGGCCAGGAAGTTTCTCTCAGTACAGTCCCGATCAATTTTCCATTACTTCTTCACTTGAATCCTACTAAATATGGCACCAACGGACTCGCAGCATGGCGTCAGGCAGCAGTTGAGACAGATAGTATACACCTTCCTCATCATGATGCAGTCGATCTCGCAGGCTCTGATCTGGGGTGTGTATTGCCAGATGTGAGCGCAGGCAAGCATGGCATAACTCCAACCGTAGTAGAGACCATACAGAGGTCCACACAGGGTCAACAACATGTAGCAGCATTTGAAGGCGCAGTTGAAGCAGGTGTTGGTGCACTTCCAGCAACAGTCAATGCTGTGGGCACCTTCGGGCTCAGCCAAGACATCCTCAAACTGGACCTGTGGAATTAGAACAGGAACTAGCTAGGTTACACTGGATGAGTATCTGAACTTCTCCCATGCTTCATGACgaaaacatattcataaaatatatgaatgataaCGTACACTTGTACTATAGCCAAGACATTTTGATATCCAGCATACAAAAGGTACTTAGAGTATTATGTCGATGAAACTGGCAACACTGCATGTGGGAACTAGACCCAAGATGATATTTGCCTGGTCTGAAAGTTACGTAAACTCTATATAGAATGTTTCTGTTATCATTcattttgcatattttacaCATCGTTTGTTGGTTGTTCTTTAGCAATATAGGGTGTcagctataaataatcgagtctgatccagacaattcagtgatgaacagcacgagcatcgatctatctGCCTTGAATACGTGTCAAAcacctgaccaccccatcccagtagccccttacgacaagcataggctggtgaggaccagttctaacacGAATCATCACGGGCAATATTATTTCATAGCTACATAAGGATCTCAATATTACAAGAGCCGACTTTGCTGTTATTACTTAAGCATAATTATGGACTCATGAGTGAGGTGCAGTGGAGTCCTGTGATCGTGTTCGATCTGATTATTTGTTCAGGTTTGTCATCAGTATACCGTAGGAATAAATCCTGAGTCACGTGCAGGTAGCATTCCGTGTCACGGTCATGTAACTCACTTACACATTAATATATTCGTTTCATTACAAACGAGGTAAACAGTAAAGACAAAATTATATCGGTGTTACCAGAATGAATGATCTAACTTCTGAACGCTTTAATAATTCCAGCTCTGCTAGATCATGATTCAAAGTTAACCCTTCTCTCAAATGACACATATATAAAGTTTACCTTCAAATGGTCGTTGATGTTGTTGGGATCACGGTTTTCCAAATCAATTTCAGCCATTTTGAGAACAGACGGATTTTGGACAGGAGATCTTTTTGCCAATGCTGTTAGAAGCAGAGTGTCGCAAAGATTGTGATGGTGTCCATTATGTTGATGTTTACATAGTTACGTTGTCGTACACTTCCCAAAGTGAGCAAATAAGGCCTTCTGCGATTGGTCTAAAGGAGACACGTGGTTAAAGCAATGAAACCGTCATAAGATCAACAGGTAACATTTTTCGGACAATGAAACCTTTCTGAATGTGCCAATAGTGACAACATTGCAAATGTTGTAGCCTCGGATGAATAAGCATTCGCTTTGCTATGCGAATTGTCACTTGGGCGTTTGTATAAATCTGAAAGAATCCTTTATGCCTTTCTGAACAGTGCCTACAATTTCGACCAGTAAAACTTTGTGAGACACTTTCTTGTCATTCACCCCAGGCAAGACTGCATAGTATAAGGTAAGTCAGGAATTGGCATTCATGCTGCGAGAGTAACAAACAAATCTATTTAAAGACAGTTTGCTTTCGCTGCAGTTGAGCCTATCCGCGCACTTTGAATTTCTTGATATATATTAGATTTACGTTGGTCTTAAAAACTGACAGCTACCGTTAAAATGCATTAACATTGTAATTGGGTCACTTTGATTGATAGGAGACCCTGAGAGAAGAGAAGCGAAGTCTAAACGACTCAGGTCcttattatattattttgtaaCGTCTCATGTCGGCCAAGCGTAAGTAAGAATGCaagtgtgtgcatgcgtgcgtgtgtgcgtgtgtctgtgtgtgtgtgtgtgtgtctgtgtgtgtgtgtgtgtgtgtgtgtgtgtgtgtgtgtgtgtgtgtgtgtgtgtcaggtCGGCCAAGAGTATGAGTGCAtgagtgtgtgcatgcgtgagtgtgtgagtgcgtgggtgcgtgcgtgcgtgggtgcttgtgtgtgcgtgggtgcgtgcgtgcgtgggtgcTTGTGTGTGCGGGATTATGGGCAGCTGGGATTACTCAGGATAAACACGTTTTCCAGCTATCTGTTTCAGCAgaacatgaaactgtcttcaaacACCATCAGGAGGAAATCTCTGGCtcatttgatattgttggattcTTCAATGCATTGTTAATTTTAAAATGTGTTGATGATACGTTATGCACTCATCTGTTTAAtactagatgtgtctaaataatTATCCAGATTTGCTCCTgtactaaaatattttcattttgcaaGTATGCTTGAACGTGAGACGTTTTCACTACTTATTAATATTTCAACCGGTATCCTCACATGTAAACTTGACTACAGATATGTAGCTAAACCTAAGACCATTTCAGTACGGTTAATCCATTTGGGTACGTGGAGagattaacaaacaaacaaatgtagaCAACACTGTTTATTTATGCACAGTTAAATTATAATGGTTTGTGCTCAAGGTGGATATGGCATATCT is a window from the Haliotis asinina isolate JCU_RB_2024 chromosome 9, JCU_Hal_asi_v2, whole genome shotgun sequence genome containing:
- the LOC137296764 gene encoding caveolin-1-like encodes the protein MAEIDLENRDPNNINDHLKVQFEDVLAEPEGAHSIDCCWKCTNTCFNCAFKCCYMLLTLCGPLYGLYYGWSYAMLACAHIWQYTPQIRACEIDCIMMRKVYTICLNCCLTPCCESVGAIFSRIQVKK